A single region of the Actinoplanes sp. SE50/110 genome encodes:
- a CDS encoding DUF4192 domain-containing protein encodes MQRPEIRITSSADAATIVAYLLGYQPVNCLTVLAVADGTVAFAGAQALDGMPDPRAAAGRLATVVYNNGFTQVVLVGYGTHQSMRDPLQQAIDLFTSIGVTVLDAMRVDDGRLWHVGCGDPDCERNGVAFDPQTTIIAAEATFAGVELAPDRETLEARLDPITGEPRQRMRAAVARILQSTVLPIDHRRAMRLIDQLTQQALAGPLSDDDAAQLLVLLAFAELRNYAVHLVHGSDEDVHAWRDLTRRAGTGTLACTPATFLALAALQGGDGTTAAIAAGRARAADPDDDFAHLLERALQAGISPQALREVLHKPQH; translated from the coding sequence ATGCAACGACCGGAAATCCGGATCACCAGCTCGGCCGATGCCGCGACGATCGTCGCCTACCTGCTCGGCTATCAGCCGGTCAACTGCCTCACCGTGCTCGCCGTCGCCGACGGCACGGTCGCCTTCGCCGGCGCACAAGCACTGGACGGCATGCCCGACCCCCGGGCGGCCGCCGGCCGCCTGGCCACCGTGGTGTACAACAACGGCTTCACCCAGGTCGTCCTCGTCGGTTACGGCACCCACCAGTCGATGCGCGACCCGCTGCAACAGGCCATCGACCTGTTCACCAGCATCGGCGTGACGGTGCTCGACGCGATGCGCGTCGACGACGGCCGGCTCTGGCATGTCGGCTGCGGCGACCCGGACTGCGAGCGCAACGGCGTCGCGTTCGACCCGCAGACCACGATCATCGCCGCCGAAGCCACCTTCGCCGGTGTCGAACTCGCTCCGGACCGGGAAACCCTCGAAGCCCGCCTCGACCCGATCACCGGAGAACCACGACAGCGGATGCGCGCCGCCGTCGCCCGCATCCTGCAGAGCACGGTCCTGCCGATCGACCACCGACGGGCGATGCGGCTGATCGACCAGCTCACGCAACAGGCGCTCGCCGGCCCGCTCAGCGACGACGATGCCGCTCAACTGCTGGTGCTGCTCGCCTTCGCTGAGCTGCGCAACTACGCCGTCCATCTGGTGCACGGCAGCGACGAGGACGTGCACGCCTGGCGCGATCTGACCCGTCGGGCCGGCACCGGCACGCTCGCCTGCACCCCGGCCACCTTCCTCGCCCTGGCCGCCCTGCAGGGCGGCGACGGCACCACCGCCGCCATCGCCGCCGGGCGCGCCCGCGCAGCCGACCCCGACGACGACTT
- a CDS encoding GGDEF domain-containing protein encodes MNAVRTVCLVVLADLLLILSGPLLPVIMPLHAAVLGVLLIRLCSEVAQALRDPVTGISVRRVAERHLDRARGEVTVALIDGDDLHGVNRRFGHAGGDALLAALAVRLQQAAERGDVVARLGGDEFVLISRRPVDTVRRQLTAVLATPVVLSGHPVPVRFSAGICRVPGGDHRRALTHADRLMYAAKHQGGGIVTDRCPDNTDHHQY; translated from the coding sequence CTGTTGATCCTCAGCGGGCCGCTGCTGCCGGTGATCATGCCGCTGCACGCGGCCGTGCTCGGTGTGCTGCTGATCCGGCTGTGCAGCGAGGTGGCGCAGGCCCTGCGGGACCCGGTCACTGGGATCTCGGTGCGGCGGGTCGCCGAACGGCACCTCGACCGGGCCCGCGGCGAGGTGACCGTGGCGCTGATCGACGGCGATGACCTGCACGGGGTCAACCGCCGGTTTGGTCACGCCGGTGGTGACGCCCTGCTGGCCGCCCTCGCCGTCCGGCTGCAGCAGGCCGCCGAGCGAGGCGATGTGGTCGCTCGGCTCGGCGGCGACGAGTTCGTCCTGATCAGCCGCCGACCGGTCGACACCGTGCGGCGGCAGCTGACGGCCGTGTTGGCCACCCCGGTCGTACTGTCCGGTCACCCCGTCCCGGTCCGGTTCTCGGCCGGCATCTGCCGGGTTCCCGGCGGGGATCACCGGCGCGCCCTGACTCACGCCGACCGGCTGATGTACGCCGCCAAACACCAGGGCGGCGGAATCGTCACCGACCGCTGCCCGGACAACACCGACCACCACCAGTACTGA